The Caproicibacterium lactatifermentans genome contains a region encoding:
- a CDS encoding acylphosphatase codes for MRYALRVTGLVQGVGFRYTVCQSAEKLRLTGWIKNEWDTSVSIEAQGSPRALKDFLQEVQSGNRWAEVEHIKCRKLPDCPGETTFRIKD; via the coding sequence ATGCGGTATGCACTACGGGTGACCGGTCTGGTACAGGGTGTTGGCTTTCGTTATACGGTCTGCCAATCCGCCGAAAAGCTCAGACTGACCGGGTGGATAAAAAATGAATGGGACACCAGTGTCTCTATAGAGGCACAAGGCAGTCCCCGTGCCCTGAAAGACTTCCTGCAGGAAGTGCAAAGCGGGAACCGCTGGGCCGAAGTAGAACACATCAAATGTCGAAAGCTGCCGGACTGTCCCGGAGAAACCACATTTCGCATTAAGGATTGA
- a CDS encoding glycogen/starch/alpha-glucan phosphorylase, with protein sequence MQPFQEAIVHKLREMYHTDMKSATTKQLYNAVSQAAMDTCRDTWAQPVQGKTACYLSAEFLLGRLIHSNLMNLGLLKETEDLLNSAGINPNVFEDVEDDALGNGGLGRLAACFLDSAATQGIPLMGYGIRYRYGLFKQRFAYGYQEEDADDWLAWGDPWSVRREDQKVRVNFGDQSVWAVPYDMPIIGYGGKVVNTLRLWQAEAIQPFNFRLFNDQKYQEAVQQKNDAEAISAVLYPNDDTDAGKRLRLKQQYFFSSASLQSIFADYTAKCGTDYSKFAEQYAIQLNDTHPTVSIPELLRLLMTQGHMGFEPAFQVVQKTFAYTNHTIMAEALEKWNLSLFQSVLPEVYPYVVMIQNRLSNELVKKNITETGKYNIIQDGMIHMARMAIYSTHSTNGVAKIHTEIIKHSALPEWYALYPERFNNKTNGVTQRRWLALCNRELADFITERIGSGWVTDFSQMSRLKPYAEDQSSRQRFLEIKQEKKNQLADYMYRKDRFGLNTSNIFDIQVKRLHEYKRQLLNAFSILDMYFGIKDGRIQGFHPTTFIFGAKAAPGYYRAKGIIKFINEVANLVNYDNAVNRRMQVIFASNYNVSYAEKLIPAADISEQISTAGTEASGTSNMKFMMNGAVTLGTYDGANIEIVQNAGEENNYIFGARVEDLDKIKDTYDPVKLYEKEPRIRRVVDTLIDGTLTDGGSGWFAELYDSLLKGASWHKPDNYYLLLDFLPYCDARLQANHDYADRQAFAKKCLLNIAAAGPFTSDRTIRQYADEIWHI encoded by the coding sequence ATGCAGCCATTTCAGGAGGCAATCGTTCATAAACTGCGGGAAATGTATCATACGGACATGAAGTCAGCCACAACCAAGCAGCTATACAATGCGGTCTCACAGGCGGCTATGGACACCTGCCGTGACACGTGGGCGCAGCCGGTGCAGGGCAAAACAGCATGTTACCTTTCTGCGGAGTTTTTACTGGGACGGTTGATTCACAGCAACTTGATGAACTTGGGACTGCTGAAAGAAACAGAAGACCTGCTGAACTCTGCCGGCATTAACCCCAATGTATTTGAAGATGTGGAAGATGATGCGCTTGGCAATGGCGGTTTGGGAAGACTTGCCGCCTGCTTCTTGGACAGCGCCGCCACACAGGGCATTCCGCTCATGGGGTATGGCATTCGCTATCGGTATGGTCTCTTTAAACAGCGTTTTGCCTACGGCTATCAGGAAGAGGATGCCGATGACTGGCTGGCATGGGGTGACCCGTGGAGTGTGCGCCGTGAGGACCAGAAGGTTCGTGTGAACTTTGGGGACCAAAGCGTTTGGGCTGTGCCATATGATATGCCGATTATCGGCTACGGCGGCAAAGTAGTGAATACACTGCGCCTGTGGCAGGCAGAAGCAATTCAGCCTTTCAATTTCCGTTTGTTCAATGACCAAAAATATCAGGAAGCCGTTCAGCAGAAAAATGATGCTGAAGCGATTTCCGCGGTTCTGTACCCCAATGATGACACGGACGCGGGCAAACGTCTGCGTTTAAAACAGCAATACTTTTTCTCCAGTGCCTCTCTGCAGAGCATTTTTGCGGACTATACCGCTAAGTGCGGGACAGACTACAGCAAATTTGCGGAACAGTATGCCATTCAGCTGAACGATACGCACCCGACCGTTTCGATTCCGGAACTCCTGCGTTTGCTGATGACACAGGGACATATGGGGTTTGAGCCGGCATTCCAGGTGGTACAAAAGACATTTGCGTACACGAATCATACCATCATGGCCGAGGCACTGGAAAAATGGAACCTCAGTCTGTTCCAGTCCGTTTTGCCGGAAGTTTATCCCTACGTTGTGATGATTCAGAACCGCCTTTCCAATGAACTGGTCAAAAAGAACATCACGGAAACCGGAAAATACAACATCATTCAGGACGGCATGATTCATATGGCCCGCATGGCCATCTATTCTACCCATTCCACGAACGGTGTTGCCAAGATTCATACGGAAATCATTAAGCACAGTGCTCTGCCGGAGTGGTATGCGCTGTATCCGGAACGCTTTAACAACAAGACAAACGGCGTTACACAGCGCCGCTGGCTTGCTCTGTGCAACCGGGAGCTGGCGGACTTTATTACCGAACGTATCGGTAGCGGCTGGGTAACTGATTTTTCACAGATGTCCCGGCTGAAGCCCTATGCCGAGGACCAATCTTCCCGGCAGCGTTTCCTGGAAATCAAGCAGGAAAAGAAAAATCAGCTGGCGGATTATATGTACCGCAAAGACCGCTTTGGCCTCAACACAAGCAACATTTTTGATATTCAGGTAAAGCGTCTGCACGAATATAAACGGCAGCTGCTTAATGCTTTTTCCATTTTGGATATGTATTTTGGCATTAAGGACGGCCGCATTCAGGGTTTCCATCCAACGACCTTTATTTTTGGTGCCAAGGCAGCCCCCGGCTATTACCGCGCCAAAGGCATTATCAAGTTTATCAATGAAGTAGCTAATCTTGTGAACTATGACAATGCGGTCAACCGCAGAATGCAGGTAATCTTCGCCAGCAACTACAATGTTTCCTATGCGGAAAAGCTCATTCCCGCCGCGGATATCAGTGAACAGATTTCCACAGCCGGAACAGAGGCTTCCGGCACCAGTAACATGAAGTTCATGATGAACGGCGCAGTTACATTGGGTACTTACGACGGCGCCAATATTGAAATTGTGCAGAATGCCGGAGAAGAGAACAACTATATTTTCGGTGCACGGGTAGAGGACCTGGACAAAATAAAGGATACATATGACCCCGTTAAACTGTATGAGAAAGAACCGCGCATCCGCCGTGTGGTGGATACCCTGATTGACGGCACACTTACGGACGGCGGTTCCGGCTGGTTTGCGGAACTATATGATTCTCTGCTGAAAGGCGCCAGCTGGCACAAACCGGACAATTATTACCTGTTGCTGGACTTCCTGCCTTACTGTGATGCCCGTCTGCAGGCAAACCATGACTATGCTGACCGGCAAGCCTTTGCGAAAAAGTGCCTGCTGAATATTGCGGCGGCAGGACCCTTTACCAGCGACCGCACCATTCGTCAGTACGCGGACGAAATCTGGCATATATAA
- a CDS encoding carbohydrate ABC transporter permease — MLKKRKTANVIITILLIALSCMFIAPILIVLMNSFKGKLFISDQPFTFPTFAKQDLGEAGIQPKTFVGFKNYINGVEKIHFFDALGRSVFITVFAVILIVLFTSMTAWFITRVKNHYTSTLYYLFVFSMVIPFQMVMYAMTKVADVLHLSNPVGILVLYLGFGAGMSVFMFSGFVKGVPIDIEEAATIDGCNPLQCFFKIVFPVMKPTAVTVAILNTMWVWNDYLMPYLVMGKDYPTIPIAIQYLQGGYGSIDMGAMMAMLILAVIPIIIFYALCQKYIIEGVVAGAVKG, encoded by the coding sequence ATGCTTAAAAAAAGAAAAACAGCAAATGTAATCATTACGATTCTGCTGATTGCCCTTTCATGTATGTTCATCGCGCCAATCCTGATTGTCCTGATGAACTCCTTTAAAGGAAAGCTGTTCATTTCGGACCAGCCATTTACATTTCCAACTTTTGCGAAGCAGGACCTCGGTGAAGCGGGCATTCAGCCAAAAACATTTGTCGGCTTTAAAAACTATATCAATGGCGTTGAAAAAATTCACTTCTTTGACGCACTGGGCCGGTCTGTATTCATCACGGTGTTTGCGGTCATTTTGATTGTTCTGTTTACTTCTATGACAGCGTGGTTTATCACGCGTGTGAAAAATCACTATACCAGCACGCTGTACTATTTGTTTGTGTTCTCTATGGTGATTCCGTTCCAGATGGTTATGTACGCGATGACGAAAGTGGCTGATGTGCTGCATCTGTCCAATCCGGTCGGCATTTTGGTATTATATCTGGGCTTCGGTGCAGGTATGTCCGTGTTTATGTTCTCTGGTTTTGTCAAGGGAGTTCCCATTGACATAGAAGAGGCGGCCACCATAGACGGCTGCAATCCGCTGCAGTGCTTCTTTAAGATTGTATTTCCAGTTATGAAGCCAACAGCGGTTACTGTCGCTATTCTGAACACCATGTGGGTGTGGAACGATTACCTGATGCCTTACCTTGTAATGGGCAAGGATTATCCGACCATTCCAATTGCCATTCAGTACCTGCAGGGCGGCTACGGCAGTATTGATATGGGTGCCATGATGGCCATGCTGATTCTCGCTGTTATTCCGATTATTATTTTCTACGCGCTATGCCAGAAATATATTATTGAAGGTGTTGTGGCCGGTGCCGTGAAAGGCTGA
- a CDS encoding cysteine desulfurase family protein translates to MQKIIYADNAATTPLSQKALTAMMPYLTEFYGNPSALYSLGRRARKAVEQARDSIAACLGATPEEIYFTACGTESDNWALRGMAAEQAKSGRRHIITSVFEHHAVLHTCQALEQKGFSVTYLPVTKDGYVRPEDLQAALTPKTALVSIMYANNELGTVQPVRQLADICRTADVPFHTDAVQAAGHLPINVHLNNIDLLSLSAHKFGGPKGCGVLYIRRGLHPANLLCGGAQEQGRRGGTENTAGIVGTAAALRERTAALEQDTKCVSTLRDRLERGLLAAVPGCFRNGGSHRLPGHLNLCFPGTDGEALLLLLDQQGICASAGSACAAGSIEPSHVLQAIGLDRQAARSSLRFSLGVQNTEEDVDQLLQAVPDAVKRLHSF, encoded by the coding sequence ATGCAGAAAATCATTTATGCAGATAACGCGGCTACTACGCCGCTTTCACAAAAAGCACTAACAGCCATGATGCCGTATCTGACGGAGTTCTACGGCAACCCCTCTGCCCTGTACAGTCTTGGGCGCCGTGCCCGCAAAGCCGTGGAGCAGGCACGGGACAGCATTGCCGCCTGCTTGGGTGCCACACCGGAGGAAATTTATTTTACCGCCTGCGGTACGGAAAGTGATAACTGGGCGCTGCGCGGCATGGCCGCTGAACAGGCTAAATCCGGCCGCCGCCACATCATTACCTCTGTATTTGAGCACCATGCTGTCCTGCATACCTGTCAGGCGCTGGAACAAAAAGGCTTCTCCGTCACCTACCTGCCGGTAACAAAGGACGGCTATGTTCGTCCGGAAGACCTGCAGGCTGCCCTAACGCCTAAAACTGCGCTGGTCAGCATCATGTACGCCAACAATGAACTTGGCACCGTTCAGCCGGTGCGTCAGCTGGCCGATATCTGCCGCACCGCCGATGTGCCATTCCATACGGACGCTGTACAGGCTGCGGGACATTTGCCTATCAATGTACATCTGAACAATATTGACCTGCTCTCCCTTTCCGCCCACAAGTTCGGCGGGCCAAAGGGCTGCGGCGTGCTGTACATCCGCCGCGGGCTGCATCCGGCCAATCTTCTGTGCGGCGGCGCACAGGAACAGGGACGGCGCGGCGGAACCGAGAATACGGCTGGCATTGTCGGCACAGCCGCCGCTTTGCGGGAACGCACCGCTGCATTGGAGCAGGACACGAAATGCGTTTCCACCCTGCGTGACCGGCTGGAGCGGGGCCTGCTGGCCGCTGTGCCCGGCTGTTTTCGGAATGGCGGCAGTCACCGTCTGCCGGGCCACCTGAACCTGTGTTTTCCGGGAACGGACGGCGAGGCACTCCTTTTGCTGCTGGACCAGCAGGGCATTTGTGCTTCCGCCGGTTCCGCCTGTGCGGCTGGCAGTATCGAGCCCAGCCATGTACTGCAGGCAATCGGTCTGGACCGCCAAGCTGCGCGTAGTTCTCTTCGCTTCTCCTTGGGGGTGCAGAACACAGAAGAGGACGTTGACCAGTTACTGCAGGCGGTTCCTGATGCTGTCAAGCGCCTGCACAGTTTTTAA
- the malQ gene encoding 4-alpha-glucanotransferase produces MSMLHKQAPLGRGAGVLLPVASLPSAHGIGTFGEEAYRFVDFLQAAGQRYWQVLPLGPTSYGDSPYQSFSAFAGNPYFIDLDTFVEEGLLTPEEVNAPDWGNNPEFVDYAKIYQNRFAVLHKAFQRSNFRQSADYRTFCSSNEEWLDDYSLYMAIKMHFGAHEWLKWPEDIRMNEPKAVEGFRLLLQDEIDFWKFCQYQFFRQWYKLKAYANVRGVRIIGDIPIYVSLDSADVWRHPSLFQLDKQRRPTAVSGVPPDNFSATGQLWGNPLYHWEHMEQDGFAWWKKRMAFSAKLYDIVRIDHFIGMVRYYAIPYGEPTAMYGEWRHSPGEALVRAISSVMGDSHIIAEDLGCVVPEVYQLRDEAGYPGMKILQFAFNDTSKNGNLPCHYTANSVVYSGTHDNETLKGFFAHQPRRALHFACDYLHVKKREHLPAACICAAYESVADTAMIQMQDLLGLGNEARTNYPATIGNNWRWRLQRGQVTEALAVQLHDLCELYARLPEAASTDQPKKEPSAEKVPETEKIQKSSNDKI; encoded by the coding sequence ATGTCTATGTTACACAAACAGGCGCCACTTGGGCGCGGGGCAGGTGTGCTGCTGCCGGTGGCCAGTCTGCCGTCAGCACACGGTATTGGTACGTTTGGTGAGGAAGCGTACCGCTTTGTCGATTTCCTGCAGGCGGCTGGTCAGCGCTACTGGCAGGTGCTGCCGCTGGGACCGACCAGCTATGGGGACAGTCCCTACCAAAGCTTTTCGGCGTTTGCCGGCAATCCCTATTTTATCGACCTTGACACCTTTGTCGAGGAAGGGCTGCTTACCCCGGAAGAAGTGAATGCGCCGGACTGGGGCAATAACCCGGAATTTGTTGATTACGCAAAAATTTATCAAAACCGCTTCGCCGTACTGCATAAGGCATTTCAGCGCAGCAATTTTCGTCAGAGCGCGGATTACCGCACTTTTTGCAGCAGCAACGAGGAGTGGCTGGACGACTACAGCCTGTATATGGCGATTAAAATGCACTTTGGCGCTCATGAATGGCTGAAGTGGCCGGAAGATATCCGCATGAATGAACCGAAAGCTGTGGAAGGTTTCCGCCTTTTGCTGCAGGATGAAATTGATTTTTGGAAGTTCTGCCAATATCAGTTTTTCCGTCAGTGGTATAAACTGAAAGCATACGCAAATGTGCGCGGTGTTCGCATTATCGGTGACATTCCGATTTATGTATCATTGGACAGTGCGGACGTCTGGCGGCATCCATCCCTATTCCAGTTGGACAAACAGCGCCGTCCCACCGCTGTGTCCGGTGTGCCGCCGGATAATTTCAGCGCGACCGGGCAGCTGTGGGGCAACCCGCTTTACCATTGGGAACACATGGAGCAGGACGGCTTTGCGTGGTGGAAAAAGCGGATGGCTTTTTCTGCAAAGCTGTATGACATTGTGCGTATTGACCACTTTATCGGCATGGTGCGGTATTATGCCATTCCTTATGGCGAACCTACCGCTATGTACGGCGAATGGCGCCACAGTCCCGGCGAAGCATTGGTCAGGGCCATTAGCAGTGTCATGGGGGATTCCCATATTATTGCCGAGGATTTGGGCTGTGTCGTACCGGAAGTGTATCAGCTGCGCGACGAAGCCGGCTATCCAGGCATGAAAATTTTGCAGTTTGCATTTAACGACACCAGCAAAAACGGAAATCTGCCCTGCCACTATACGGCAAACAGCGTTGTTTACAGCGGAACGCACGATAATGAAACGCTGAAGGGCTTTTTTGCCCACCAGCCGCGGCGCGCTCTCCACTTTGCGTGTGACTATCTGCACGTTAAAAAGAGGGAGCACCTGCCGGCGGCCTGCATTTGTGCCGCCTACGAAAGTGTGGCGGATACCGCGATGATTCAAATGCAGGACTTACTTGGCCTTGGCAATGAGGCCCGCACCAATTATCCGGCCACTATCGGAAATAACTGGCGCTGGCGTTTGCAGCGGGGGCAGGTTACTGAAGCTCTTGCGGTACAGCTGCACGACCTGTGTGAGCTGTACGCCCGCTTGCCGGAAGCTGCCAGCACAGACCAACCGAAAAAAGAACCATCCGCTGAAAAAGTGCCGGAAACAGAAAAAATACAAAAAAGTTCGAATGATAAGATTTAA
- a CDS encoding carbohydrate ABC transporter permease, with amino-acid sequence MQKMLRKYWAVFTLPTFICFAIAFLVPFVMGLGLSFAKFTTVTDAKFAGFSNYIRAFSGDDTFLPALGRTVLFTIATVVLINLFAFLFALLLTRKMRGTNAFRTIFFMPNLIGGIVLGYIWQLIFNGVLARYNLTLTSDGKYGIYGLIILMCWQMTGYMMVIYIAGLQNVSPDLIEAAEIDGATSWQTLLHVKIPMVMPAITICMFMTLTNSFKLFDQNLALTNGAPGNDSALVALDIYKTFYNRPGYEGVGQAKAVVFAAILAVIAMLQLRATRSKEVEN; translated from the coding sequence ATGCAAAAAATGCTGCGCAAATACTGGGCGGTCTTTACATTGCCTACGTTTATTTGCTTCGCTATTGCGTTTCTCGTTCCGTTCGTCATGGGCTTAGGGCTTTCCTTTGCCAAGTTTACAACGGTGACAGACGCAAAATTTGCCGGCTTCTCAAATTATATCCGTGCTTTTTCCGGTGATGATACGTTCCTGCCGGCACTGGGCCGCACAGTCCTGTTTACCATTGCCACGGTCGTGTTGATTAACCTGTTCGCGTTTCTATTTGCGTTGCTTCTTACCCGCAAGATGCGCGGCACCAATGCGTTCCGCACCATTTTCTTCATGCCAAACCTTATCGGCGGCATTGTGCTGGGCTATATCTGGCAGCTCATTTTCAATGGCGTGCTGGCCCGCTATAATCTGACTTTGACCAGTGACGGCAAATACGGCATTTACGGACTGATTATCCTGATGTGCTGGCAGATGACCGGCTACATGATGGTTATTTACATCGCCGGTCTGCAGAACGTCAGCCCAGACCTGATTGAGGCAGCCGAGATAGACGGCGCCACATCATGGCAGACGCTGCTTCATGTGAAAATCCCCATGGTTATGCCAGCCATTACGATTTGCATGTTTATGACGCTGACCAATTCATTTAAGCTTTTTGACCAGAACCTCGCACTGACGAACGGCGCCCCGGGCAACGATTCCGCGCTGGTTGCGCTGGATATTTACAAAACCTTCTATAACCGTCCGGGCTATGAAGGTGTTGGTCAGGCAAAGGCAGTGGTGTTTGCAGCGATTCTGGCAGTCATCGCCATGCTGCAGCTGCGTGCTACCCGCAGTAAGGAGGTCGAGAACTGA
- a CDS encoding histidine phosphatase family protein, with product MTIYLVRHGETNWNRQRRVQGRENIHLNASGKRQAELCGRALVPLGIDCILSSPLQRAKKTAELIAAAVHVYPVRLDRRLIERDFGPLSGMTPVERRKMYLSGASIPLESRDNLIDRMLAVLADYSGRTFQNVVMVSHGAAINALLYVLSGGSAGTGKTVLKNGGISRIDCTNGKMQICYCNRSPDEVALPLPVPLAYPAYTY from the coding sequence ATGACAATTTATCTGGTTCGTCATGGTGAAACGAACTGGAACCGCCAGCGGCGGGTTCAAGGACGGGAAAATATTCACCTGAATGCTTCCGGAAAAAGGCAGGCTGAGCTGTGCGGCAGAGCGCTTGTCCCGCTCGGAATTGACTGCATTCTGTCCAGCCCGCTGCAGCGTGCCAAAAAGACCGCTGAACTCATCGCCGCCGCTGTACACGTTTATCCAGTGCGGCTGGACCGCCGCCTGATTGAGCGTGACTTCGGCCCGCTGTCCGGCATGACACCAGTGGAGCGGCGGAAAATGTACCTTTCCGGCGCTTCTATTCCGCTGGAAAGCCGGGATAATCTGATTGACCGTATGCTTGCTGTACTGGCGGATTACAGCGGCCGCACTTTTCAAAACGTTGTTATGGTATCGCATGGTGCCGCCATCAACGCACTGCTGTATGTGCTTTCCGGCGGCAGTGCCGGCACCGGAAAAACCGTACTGAAAAACGGTGGCATCAGCCGTATCGACTGTACCAACGGAAAAATGCAGATTTGCTACTGCAACCGGTCCCCGGATGAAGTGGCACTGCCTCTCCCCGTACCTTTGGCATATCCCGCCTATACATATTAA
- a CDS encoding DMT family transporter, which translates to MLGLLCSVLAGAAMSVQGVLNTRLGEHIGLYEANLLVQGIAFAFSLLAVLLLGKGNFSALAHTSRLYLLGGVLGMVITITVMLAMKGLGATVAVCIILIAQLTAAALIDAMGWFGTTRIPFGWQKYAGTALMIGGVLLFKYKG; encoded by the coding sequence ATGCTGGGTTTGCTGTGCAGTGTACTGGCTGGCGCCGCCATGAGTGTTCAAGGTGTACTAAACACACGGCTGGGGGAACACATTGGCCTATACGAGGCCAATCTGCTGGTACAGGGCATTGCGTTCGCCTTTTCCCTGCTGGCTGTGCTGTTACTTGGAAAAGGAAACTTCTCTGCCTTGGCACACACCAGCCGTCTGTATTTGCTGGGCGGCGTATTGGGCATGGTGATTACCATTACCGTCATGCTCGCTATGAAAGGATTGGGTGCAACCGTTGCTGTGTGCATCATTCTCATTGCACAGCTGACGGCCGCAGCACTTATTGACGCGATGGGGTGGTTCGGCACTACCCGCATACCGTTCGGCTGGCAGAAATATGCTGGCACTGCACTGATGATTGGCGGTGTCCTGCTTTTTAAGTACAAAGGATGA
- a CDS encoding L,D-transpeptidase, whose protein sequence is MKSKRRKQVTTLLTAAVAFAAAAVLTIMPAAAEDGGSLTPQSSASSSAVQPALQGQTQAKQENSMDSSQPNSSSQDTQDSQTADTASDVQVTLDTVEPYTFTELGKRYTVLIRTKPDRWPAVVSSNPSAVTVSNPTWNAKVQGYLCTLTAVGEGNAQIQVQAGHTQKVLETEVKVPPVQLWTDTSSYTFHTAGQQYTVLIRTSPAVKPIVVSSDTSVVTTAAPVWNAGAKGYLCTLTAVGEGNAQIQVQAGHTQKVIETEVKIPPVQLWTDTSSYTFHTAGQQYTVLIRTSPATKPIVVSSDTSVVTAAAPVWNAGAKGYLCKLTAVNTGNAQIQVQAGHTQKVMETEVKMPPVQLWTDTSSYTFHTAGQQYTVLIRTSPAVKPIVVSSDTSVVTAAAPVWNAGAKGYLCKLTAVGEGDAEVAVRAGSSEKKIAVRFVTTIGRDTLAYTFHTPGQTYHMGLSTSTGEQPQIVSSDPDVVKVVFTVPNPSHQGFLLCKLQAGEKEGTADITITAGRAKAVTTITNDFRPVNLSIDTSSYTFYYPGQRYTVLATVADNTPAIVSSEDLSVVSQQLKSDGNGRWLIQLVAQRSGETKIHVRAGSSEKVLPVKVSDERLTITANASGHTFYGLGQSYTFLFHTSHNLAPQFSSSNNYVAVVQNLGWNALQQGYQCRVTSRGTGSASISAYIGSAARTSVSVSVVNTDESQMRQRAQQYSSSTKYLFLVNTSTHRVGVYTGQSGNWSQLHYWACTTGASATPTIHGVFHIQSRGYYFDSGSVRCFYYTQIYGGYMFHSVLYAQTASPSQVVDGRLGQALSHGCIRLQLENARWIYMYVPFGTTVVIY, encoded by the coding sequence ATGAAATCCAAACGAAGGAAACAGGTTACAACCCTGTTGACAGCAGCGGTCGCTTTTGCGGCAGCCGCTGTCCTTACCATCATGCCGGCGGCAGCCGAGGACGGCGGCTCCCTAACACCACAGTCGTCAGCCAGCAGTTCTGCCGTGCAGCCTGCTTTGCAGGGACAGACACAGGCAAAGCAGGAAAACAGCATGGACAGCAGTCAGCCAAATTCCTCCTCACAGGACACGCAGGATTCACAAACAGCGGATACAGCCAGCGATGTACAGGTTACTTTGGACACAGTCGAACCGTACACCTTTACGGAACTGGGAAAACGCTATACCGTGCTGATTCGTACAAAACCGGATAGATGGCCGGCGGTTGTCAGCAGCAATCCTTCTGCGGTAACAGTCAGCAATCCCACATGGAACGCAAAGGTACAGGGCTATCTGTGTACGCTGACCGCTGTGGGTGAGGGAAATGCGCAAATTCAGGTACAGGCGGGCCATACGCAGAAGGTACTAGAAACGGAAGTGAAAGTGCCGCCTGTGCAGCTGTGGACAGATACTTCTTCCTATACGTTCCATACAGCGGGCCAACAGTATACCGTATTGATTCGCACTTCTCCGGCAGTGAAACCCATTGTGGTCAGCAGTGACACAAGCGTTGTGACAACTGCGGCTCCGGTGTGGAATGCCGGAGCAAAAGGGTATCTGTGTACGCTGACCGCTGTGGGTGAGGGAAATGCGCAAATTCAGGTACAGGCAGGCCATACGCAGAAGGTAATAGAAACGGAAGTGAAAATACCGCCTGTGCAGCTGTGGACAGATACTTCTTCCTATACGTTCCATACAGCGGGTCAACAGTATACTGTATTGATTCGCACTTCTCCGGCAACGAAACCCATTGTGGTCAGCAGTGACACAAGCGTTGTGACAGCCGCGGCCCCGGTGTGGAATGCCGGAGCAAAAGGGTATCTGTGCAAGCTGACTGCCGTGAACACGGGAAATGCGCAAATTCAAGTACAGGCAGGCCATACACAGAAGGTAATGGAAACGGAAGTGAAAATGCCGCCTGTGCAACTGTGGACAGATACTTCTTCGTATACGTTCCATACAGCGGGCCAACAATATACCGTATTGATTCGCACTTCTCCGGCAGTGAAACCCATTGTGGTCAGCAGTGACACAAGCGTTGTGACAGCTGCGGCTCCGGTGTGGAATGCCGGAGCAAAAGGGTATCTGTGCAAGCTGACGGCGGTAGGCGAGGGCGACGCAGAGGTCGCTGTTCGGGCAGGCAGCTCAGAAAAAAAGATTGCGGTGCGGTTTGTGACGACCATTGGCCGCGACACTCTTGCCTATACATTCCATACGCCGGGGCAAACCTACCACATGGGGCTGTCCACTTCTACAGGCGAACAGCCGCAGATTGTTTCCTCTGACCCCGATGTTGTCAAAGTGGTCTTCACGGTTCCTAACCCCAGCCATCAGGGATTCCTGCTGTGTAAGCTACAGGCAGGCGAAAAAGAGGGAACCGCCGACATTACCATCACGGCGGGGAGGGCCAAGGCAGTAACAACCATTACCAATGACTTTCGGCCGGTTAATCTTTCTATAGATACCAGCTCTTATACATTCTATTATCCGGGCCAGCGGTATACAGTGCTGGCGACTGTAGCCGACAACACACCAGCAATCGTTTCATCCGAAGATTTATCTGTTGTTTCTCAACAGCTGAAAAGTGACGGGAACGGCCGCTGGCTGATTCAACTGGTAGCCCAGCGGAGCGGGGAAACAAAAATCCATGTGCGTGCCGGCAGCAGCGAAAAGGTGCTTCCGGTGAAGGTTTCGGACGAGCGACTGACCATAACAGCAAATGCTTCGGGACATACGTTTTATGGATTGGGGCAAAGCTACACATTCTTGTTCCATACCTCGCATAATTTGGCGCCGCAGTTTTCTAGTTCCAACAATTATGTAGCCGTTGTGCAGAATTTGGGGTGGAATGCTTTACAGCAGGGCTATCAGTGCAGAGTAACTTCGCGGGGGACCGGTTCCGCTTCCATTTCTGCTTACATAGGCAGTGCCGCCAGAACATCGGTCAGTGTCAGTGTTGTCAATACAGATGAAAGTCAGATGCGGCAGCGTGCACAGCAGTACAGCAGTTCCACAAAATATCTGTTCCTTGTCAACACCTCCACACACCGGGTAGGTGTTTATACGGGACAGAGCGGAAACTGGAGCCAGCTGCATTACTGGGCCTGTACAACCGGCGCTTCGGCAACACCAACGATTCACGGTGTCTTCCACATACAGTCCCGCGGCTACTACTTTGATTCCGGTTCTGTGCGCTGCTTCTACTATACACAGATTTACGGTGGCTATATGTTCCACTCTGTTTTGTATGCGCAGACCGCTTCTCCCAGCCAAGTGGTGGACGGCCGCCTTGGGCAGGCACTGTCCCACGGCTGTATACGCTTGCAGCTGGAAAATGCAAGGTGGATATATATGTATGTGCCGTTTGGTACAACCGTTGTCATTTACTAA